Proteins co-encoded in one Ruegeria sp. HKCCD4315 genomic window:
- a CDS encoding P-II family nitrogen regulator: MKKIEAIIKPFKLDEVKEALQDVGVQGLSVIEVKGFGRQKGHTELYRGAEYVVDFLPKVKVEVVLDDDQVDAAIEAIVSAAKTDKIGDGKIFVSPVEQAIRIRTGETGSDAL, encoded by the coding sequence ATGAAAAAGATCGAAGCGATCATCAAGCCGTTCAAACTGGACGAAGTGAAAGAGGCATTGCAGGACGTGGGCGTCCAGGGCCTCAGCGTGATCGAGGTCAAAGGCTTCGGTCGTCAGAAAGGCCATACCGAACTGTATCGCGGCGCGGAATATGTCGTCGATTTTCTGCCCAAAGTGAAGGTCGAAGTCGTTCTGGACGATGATCAGGTCGATGCCGCCATCGAAGCCATCGTTTCGGCCGCCAAAACCGACAAGATCGGCGATGGCAAGATTTTCGTCTCGCCCGTCGAACAAGCTATCCGTATCCGCACCGGCGAGACCGGTTCGGACGCACTATAA
- the tig gene encoding trigger factor, whose translation MQVTETLNEGLKRGYNIVVTAAELDDKVNEKLTEAQPEIEMKGFRKGKVPMALLKKQFGQRLLGEAMQESIDGAMNKHFEDSGDRPALQPEVKMTNEDWKEGDDVEVAMSYEALPAIPEVDLKSVELEKLVVKADDAAVEEALNNLAETAQDFKARRKGSKAKDGDQIVFDFVGKVDGEEFDGGSAEEYPLVLGSNSFIPGFEEQLVGVKAEEVKDVNVTFPAEYGAEHLAGKDAVFTCTIKEVKEPVAAEVNDDLAMKFGAEDLDALKGQISERLEAEYAGASRAVMKRALLDVLDEKVSFDLPPSLVDAEAKQIAHQLFHEENPDVEGHDHGEIEPTEEHTKLAERRVRLGLLLAELGQKAEVEVTDAEMTQAIMNQARQYPGQERQFFEFVQQNAQMQQQMRAPIFEDKVVDYVFELAQVNEKDVSKDDLQKAVEALEEE comes from the coding sequence ATGCAGGTTACAGAGACGCTGAACGAAGGTCTGAAACGCGGCTACAACATCGTTGTGACCGCAGCCGAGCTGGACGACAAGGTCAATGAAAAGCTGACCGAAGCGCAGCCGGAAATCGAAATGAAAGGTTTCCGCAAAGGTAAGGTGCCGATGGCACTGCTGAAAAAGCAGTTTGGTCAACGCCTGCTGGGCGAAGCGATGCAGGAAAGCATCGATGGCGCGATGAACAAGCACTTTGAAGACAGCGGTGACCGCCCTGCGCTGCAGCCCGAAGTCAAGATGACCAATGAAGATTGGAAAGAAGGCGACGACGTTGAAGTGGCCATGTCTTACGAGGCACTGCCAGCGATCCCCGAAGTTGACCTGAAATCCGTCGAGCTGGAGAAGCTGGTGGTCAAAGCTGACGACGCGGCTGTGGAAGAAGCGCTGAACAACCTGGCTGAAACCGCGCAGGATTTCAAAGCGCGCCGCAAGGGCTCGAAGGCGAAAGACGGCGACCAGATCGTTTTTGATTTCGTTGGCAAGGTTGACGGCGAAGAATTCGACGGCGGTTCGGCTGAAGAGTACCCTCTGGTACTGGGCTCGAACAGCTTCATCCCCGGTTTCGAAGAGCAGCTGGTTGGTGTGAAGGCCGAGGAAGTCAAAGACGTCAACGTGACCTTCCCTGCAGAGTACGGTGCCGAGCACCTGGCCGGCAAAGACGCTGTTTTCACCTGCACCATCAAAGAGGTGAAAGAACCGGTGGCCGCAGAGGTCAACGACGATCTGGCCATGAAGTTCGGTGCTGAAGATCTGGATGCCTTGAAGGGGCAGATTTCGGAACGTCTGGAAGCAGAATACGCAGGTGCATCGCGTGCTGTGATGAAGCGTGCTCTGCTGGACGTGCTGGACGAGAAAGTGTCGTTCGACCTGCCACCGTCGCTGGTGGACGCTGAAGCCAAGCAGATCGCACATCAGCTGTTCCACGAGGAAAACCCGGACGTGGAAGGCCACGATCACGGCGAGATTGAGCCGACTGAAGAGCACACCAAACTGGCCGAACGCCGCGTGCGTCTGGGTCTGTTGCTGGCCGAGTTGGGTCAGAAGGCCGAGGTCGAAGTGACCGACGCAGAAATGACCCAGGCGATCATGAACCAGGCGCGTCAGTACCCGGGTCAAGAGCGTCAGTTCTTTGAATTTGTTCAACAGAACGCTCAAATGCAGCAGCAGATGCGCGCACCCATCTTCGAAGACAAAGTCGTCGACTATGTGTTCGAACTGGCTCAGGTCAACGAAAAAGACGTGAGCAAAGACGATCTGCAAAAAGCCGTTGAGGCACTGGAAGAGGAGTAA
- the glnA gene encoding type I glutamate--ammonia ligase translates to MSKDAVLKLIKDEDAEYVDIRFTDPRGKLQHVTIMADQVDEGFLEEGFMFDGSSIAGWKSIEASDMKLMPDTESAYVDPFYAEKTICVHCSVVEPDTGEAYERDPRGTAQKAEAYLKSSGIGDVAYMGPEAEFFLFDDVRFSNSINKVSYEVDATDASWNTDTEYEMGNMGHRPGVKGGYFPVNPVDEAQDLRSEMLSTMKRLGMKVDKHHHEVASCQHELGLIFDSLTKQADELQKYKYVIHNVAHAYGKSATFMPKPIAGDNGTGMHVNMSIWKDGKPLFAGDKYADLSDEALYFIGGILKHAKTLNAFTNPATNSYKRLIPGFEAPVLRAYSARNRSGCVRIPWTESPKAKRVEARFPDPAANPYLAFAALLMAGLDGIKNKIDPGEAMDKNLYDLPAEELADIPTVCGSLREALEALASDHDFLLQGDVFTKDQIDGYIALKMEEVETYEHTPHPVEYGMYYSC, encoded by the coding sequence ATGAGCAAGGACGCAGTTCTTAAGCTGATCAAGGACGAAGACGCAGAATACGTCGACATCCGTTTCACCGACCCGCGCGGCAAGCTTCAGCACGTGACCATCATGGCCGATCAGGTCGACGAAGGCTTTCTGGAAGAAGGCTTCATGTTCGATGGTTCTTCCATTGCCGGTTGGAAGTCGATCGAAGCATCCGACATGAAACTGATGCCCGACACCGAAAGCGCCTATGTCGATCCGTTCTACGCAGAAAAAACCATCTGTGTTCACTGCTCGGTTGTTGAGCCCGACACCGGCGAGGCGTACGAGCGTGACCCGCGCGGCACCGCTCAGAAAGCCGAAGCTTACCTGAAATCATCGGGTATCGGTGACGTCGCCTACATGGGTCCGGAAGCCGAATTCTTCCTGTTTGACGACGTCCGTTTCTCTAACAGTATCAACAAGGTATCTTACGAAGTTGATGCAACTGATGCGTCGTGGAACACCGACACCGAGTATGAGATGGGCAACATGGGCCACCGTCCGGGCGTCAAGGGTGGCTACTTCCCGGTGAACCCCGTTGACGAGGCGCAGGATCTGCGTTCGGAAATGCTATCGACCATGAAGCGTCTGGGCATGAAGGTCGACAAGCACCACCACGAGGTTGCCTCGTGCCAGCACGAACTGGGCCTGATCTTCGACAGCCTGACCAAGCAGGCTGACGAACTGCAGAAGTACAAATACGTCATTCACAACGTTGCCCACGCCTATGGTAAATCGGCCACCTTCATGCCGAAGCCGATCGCAGGCGACAACGGAACCGGCATGCACGTGAACATGTCGATCTGGAAAGACGGCAAGCCTCTGTTCGCAGGTGACAAGTATGCTGATCTGTCGGACGAAGCGCTGTACTTCATTGGCGGCATCCTGAAGCACGCCAAGACCCTGAACGCCTTCACCAACCCGGCGACCAACAGCTACAAGCGCCTGATCCCGGGCTTCGAAGCACCCGTTCTGCGCGCCTACTCGGCCCGTAACCGTTCGGGTTGTGTGCGTATTCCGTGGACCGAAAGCCCGAAAGCAAAGCGCGTCGAGGCCCGCTTCCCCGATCCGGCTGCGAACCCCTATCTGGCGTTTGCTGCGCTGCTGATGGCTGGTCTGGACGGCATCAAGAACAAGATCGATCCGGGCGAAGCCATGGACAAGAACCTGTACGATCTGCCTGCCGAAGAACTGGCTGACATCCCAACCGTTTGCGGCAGCCTGCGCGAAGCTCTGGAAGCTCTGGCATCGGATCACGACTTCCTGCTGCAGGGCGACGTGTTCACCAAAGACCAGATCGACGGCTACATCGCACTGAAGATGGAAGAGGTCGAAACCTACGAGCACACCCCGCATCCGGTTGAATACGGCATGTATTACAGCTGCTAA
- a CDS encoding MSMEG_1061 family FMN-dependent PPOX-type flavoprotein, whose translation MAFSTSPFSKYSNFVTSEKELLQISGTPLPQIIAKELSELDQMCRDFIATSPFCLIASANPDGYLDISPRGDPAGFVQALSDTLIAIPDRPGNKRVDTFHNVLKDPRVSVIFFVPGKMETLRLRGEARICADPQLLEQMAIAGHAPKLALLIHVHTVFAHCPKCVIRSNLWQPDAWPDSSNLPNMNAMMVKHARIKATPDEWFETLKEKGELDLY comes from the coding sequence ATGGCCTTCAGCACTTCACCTTTTTCGAAATACTCAAATTTCGTGACATCCGAAAAAGAACTGCTTCAGATTTCCGGCACCCCTCTCCCGCAGATCATTGCCAAAGAACTCTCTGAACTGGACCAGATGTGCCGCGACTTCATCGCTACTTCGCCCTTCTGCCTGATCGCCTCGGCCAACCCCGACGGATATCTGGATATCTCCCCTCGTGGGGATCCTGCAGGTTTTGTTCAGGCCTTGTCCGATACACTGATCGCTATCCCGGACCGTCCGGGCAACAAACGGGTGGATACCTTCCACAACGTTCTCAAAGACCCGCGTGTGAGTGTGATTTTCTTTGTTCCCGGCAAGATGGAGACCCTCAGACTTCGGGGCGAGGCCCGGATCTGCGCGGACCCGCAGCTACTGGAGCAAATGGCCATTGCTGGCCATGCGCCGAAACTGGCGCTGCTGATCCACGTTCATACGGTGTTTGCGCATTGCCCCAAATGCGTCATTCGCTCAAACCTGTGGCAGCCCGACGCGTGGCCGGATTCCTCGAACCTGCCGAACATGAACGCCATGATGGTGAAACATGCCCGCATAAAGGCCACCCCGGACGAATGGTTCGAAACACTTAAAGAGAAAGGAGAGCTGGACCTCTACTAA
- a CDS encoding DUF3445 domain-containing protein → MRQILQNTIPYDVRNPRALPGIQPTTLENWLHQDDAFSGQMQRREELLFDHRDDVLALDPQAEPAARELLDLVLAQVYPSAGETVVRPDGAMVSIDYNRPLDTLCKLVQEDFCILQKRGDEHVLTGAILCFPASWRLAEKFMRPLIDIHVPVESYDDSIAMRVQRLFDGIQPGRPLWRFNALWYEDPELFQPRSEHAPREIRDRQQDSYLRSERQTMLRLPKTKAVVFSIHTYVLAAHAVSEMENPA, encoded by the coding sequence ATGAGGCAGATTCTGCAAAACACAATTCCGTACGATGTCCGAAATCCGCGTGCCTTGCCGGGGATACAACCGACGACATTGGAAAACTGGCTGCATCAGGACGATGCATTTTCTGGTCAGATGCAACGCCGTGAAGAGCTGCTTTTTGACCATCGAGACGATGTTCTGGCCCTTGATCCACAGGCGGAACCTGCCGCCCGCGAGCTGTTGGATCTTGTTTTGGCCCAAGTCTACCCTTCAGCCGGGGAGACGGTTGTCAGGCCCGATGGTGCAATGGTTTCTATCGACTACAATCGACCGTTGGATACGCTGTGCAAGTTGGTGCAGGAAGATTTCTGTATTCTTCAAAAGCGCGGGGATGAGCATGTTCTGACCGGCGCGATCCTGTGCTTTCCAGCCAGCTGGCGTTTGGCGGAAAAATTCATGCGGCCACTGATCGACATTCACGTGCCCGTCGAAAGCTATGACGACAGTATTGCGATGAGGGTTCAGCGGTTGTTCGATGGCATTCAGCCCGGGCGCCCATTGTGGCGTTTCAATGCCCTCTGGTATGAAGATCCCGAGCTATTCCAGCCCCGCAGTGAGCACGCACCGCGGGAAATTCGGGACCGGCAACAGGACTCTTATCTTCGGAGTGAACGTCAAACCATGTTGCGGCTGCCCAAGACGAAAGCGGTCGTGTTTTCCATCCATACGTATGTTCTGGCTGCGCACGCGGTTTCAGAAATGGAAAACCCCGCCTGA
- a CDS encoding acyl-homoserine-lactone synthase, with the protein MIIVVDGLNRHMFSEVLDEMFELRARVFGERLGWDVKIEDGKEIDEFDHLDPAYVIGLDDEGNVVAAVRALQTTGPHMLSDVFSAILCGEAPLRSATMWESTRFCVDTQRLTRGKEKNSVSYATCELMIGSLEYAKNAGIQDIITVIDPVMDRVLKRSNCAPYDYVGQTVPMGKVHALAALLDCTDERIAGLREFADIHNDVFIDDEEALALFAAKKAAAQSPANQDHKPLTDLEKYFVEQMSAAKTEAERQDVLRLIETLSNTFTPEQKTALLQTPRAFAHEA; encoded by the coding sequence ATGATCATCGTGGTAGATGGCCTGAACAGACATATGTTCAGCGAAGTTCTTGACGAAATGTTCGAGTTGAGAGCACGTGTATTTGGCGAACGTCTTGGATGGGACGTCAAAATAGAAGACGGAAAAGAAATCGACGAGTTCGATCATCTGGACCCGGCATATGTAATCGGACTCGACGATGAGGGGAATGTCGTCGCAGCCGTGCGTGCCCTCCAGACCACCGGCCCTCACATGTTGTCGGATGTCTTCTCGGCGATCCTTTGCGGCGAAGCACCACTGCGCAGCGCAACCATGTGGGAATCGACCCGCTTTTGCGTAGATACCCAGCGTCTCACACGCGGCAAAGAAAAGAACTCGGTTTCATACGCAACCTGCGAATTGATGATCGGTTCTTTGGAATATGCCAAGAACGCAGGCATTCAGGACATCATCACCGTGATCGATCCGGTCATGGATCGGGTCCTGAAACGCTCGAATTGCGCCCCGTATGACTATGTCGGCCAAACTGTCCCAATGGGGAAAGTTCATGCGCTGGCTGCTCTGCTGGATTGCACAGACGAACGCATCGCGGGTCTGCGTGAGTTTGCGGACATTCACAACGATGTCTTCATCGACGACGAAGAGGCACTGGCCCTCTTTGCAGCCAAGAAAGCCGCAGCACAAAGCCCTGCCAATCAGGATCACAAACCACTGACTGATCTTGAAAAGTATTTTGTGGAACAGATGAGCGCCGCGAAGACAGAAGCTGAACGGCAAGATGTGCTGAGGCTGATCGAAACGCTCTCGAACACGTTCACACCAGAGCAGAAGACTGCTCTGCTACAAACCCCCCGTGCTTTTGCTCATGAGGCCTGA
- the dddP gene encoding dimethylsulfonioproprionate lyase DddP gives MNHHYRDTRKIDPTKGATLGDGTPNDNDRIEIGPTQLAFDEWAAAGLELPNLTRMREHRWKRLTQAVVDRGYGGVLMFDPLNIRYATDSTNMQLWNTHNPFRAVLLCADGYMVIWDYKNSPFLSTFNPLVREQRSGADLFYFDRGDKVDVAADVFSNEVRVLIEEHSGGNKRLAVDKIMLHGLRALEAQGFEIMEGEELTEKTRAIKGPDEILAMRCASHACETAVAEMEKFARANVGNGKTSEDDIWAVLHAENIKRGGEWIETRLLASGQRTNPWFQECGPRITQQNEIISFDTDLIGSYGICIDISRSWWIGDQKPRADMIYAMQHAHEHIMTNMEMLKPGVMIPELTANSHRLDDKFQAQKYGCLMHGVGLCDEWPLVAYPDKAVEGSYDYALEPGMVLCVEACVGEVGGDFSIKLEDQVLITEDGYENLTKYPFDARLMGAE, from the coding sequence ATGAATCATCACTACAGAGACACGCGCAAGATCGATCCCACCAAAGGCGCAACTTTGGGCGACGGCACTCCGAACGACAATGACCGGATTGAGATCGGACCGACGCAGCTGGCGTTTGATGAATGGGCCGCAGCCGGACTGGAATTGCCCAACCTGACCCGTATGCGGGAACATCGCTGGAAGCGGCTGACGCAGGCTGTAGTGGATCGCGGGTATGGCGGCGTGCTGATGTTCGATCCGTTGAACATTCGCTATGCGACCGACAGCACAAATATGCAGCTGTGGAACACGCATAACCCGTTCCGTGCCGTTTTGTTGTGTGCCGACGGGTACATGGTGATTTGGGATTACAAGAACTCGCCCTTCCTCAGCACGTTCAACCCACTGGTGCGTGAACAACGCTCAGGCGCGGACCTGTTTTATTTCGACCGGGGCGACAAGGTCGACGTGGCGGCGGATGTGTTCTCGAATGAAGTGCGGGTGCTGATCGAAGAGCACAGCGGCGGCAACAAACGCCTTGCCGTGGACAAGATCATGCTGCACGGCCTGCGCGCGCTTGAGGCGCAAGGTTTCGAGATCATGGAAGGCGAAGAGCTGACCGAAAAGACCCGAGCCATCAAAGGACCGGACGAAATCCTTGCTATGCGCTGCGCCAGCCATGCGTGCGAGACAGCGGTAGCTGAAATGGAGAAGTTTGCCCGTGCCAATGTGGGCAATGGGAAGACCTCAGAAGATGACATATGGGCTGTTCTGCATGCGGAAAACATCAAACGCGGCGGGGAATGGATCGAAACCCGCCTCCTGGCCTCGGGCCAGCGAACCAACCCGTGGTTTCAGGAATGCGGCCCTCGGATAACGCAGCAGAACGAGATCATCTCGTTCGACACCGATTTGATCGGATCCTACGGAATTTGCATCGACATTTCGCGCAGCTGGTGGATTGGCGATCAAAAACCACGGGCGGACATGATCTATGCCATGCAGCACGCACATGAACACATCATGACCAATATGGAGATGCTCAAACCCGGTGTGATGATCCCGGAACTGACGGCAAATTCCCACAGGTTGGACGACAAGTTTCAGGCGCAGAAATACGGCTGCCTGATGCATGGCGTGGGCCTGTGTGACGAGTGGCCGCTTGTGGCCTATCCGGATAAGGCCGTCGAAGGATCCTATGACTATGCGCTGGAACCCGGAATGGTCCTGTGTGTCGAAGCTTGCGTTGGCGAGGTTGGCGGTGATTTCAGCATCAAGCTTGAAGATCAGGTTCTCATTACCGAGGACGGCTATGAGAACCTTACAAAGTACCCGTTCGATGCCCGCTTAATGGGGGCAGAGTGA
- a CDS encoding lytic transglycosylase domain-containing protein, with the protein MFRLAAILALSLTSPVLAAPCGNTSAGFEAWKADFAKQARKAGVKKKGLQALSQTQYATRTIAADRNQKSFKYSLDKFMRVRGADTIVAQGRKRKAANPNYYAAFERQYGVPAGVLIAIHGMETGFGNFMGDSQIVSAITTLAYDCRRSEFFIPHAIGALKLVDMGSITMATKGAKHGELGHTQFLPGNALTYGVDATGDRRVDFYNMTDALASTANFLRKKGWKPGRGYQPGEPNFRVLQQWNAASVYQQSIAIMAARIDQ; encoded by the coding sequence ATGTTTCGCCTTGCAGCTATCCTCGCTTTGTCACTGACCTCGCCTGTTTTGGCCGCGCCCTGCGGGAACACCAGCGCCGGGTTTGAAGCGTGGAAAGCCGATTTTGCGAAACAGGCACGTAAGGCCGGGGTCAAGAAAAAGGGGCTGCAAGCGCTGTCGCAGACACAGTACGCAACGCGCACCATTGCAGCAGATCGCAACCAGAAAAGCTTCAAATACTCGCTGGACAAGTTCATGCGGGTCCGCGGGGCAGACACAATCGTGGCGCAAGGACGTAAACGCAAAGCCGCTAACCCCAATTATTATGCAGCCTTCGAGCGCCAGTACGGTGTGCCAGCTGGTGTGCTGATCGCCATTCATGGCATGGAAACCGGCTTTGGCAATTTCATGGGTGATAGCCAGATTGTTTCCGCAATAACCACTCTGGCTTATGATTGTCGCCGATCCGAGTTCTTTATTCCCCATGCAATTGGGGCACTGAAACTGGTGGATATGGGCAGTATCACAATGGCGACAAAAGGGGCAAAACATGGCGAATTGGGCCATACCCAATTCCTGCCCGGCAACGCGTTGACCTATGGCGTCGATGCCACTGGTGACCGGCGTGTGGATTTCTACAATATGACGGACGCTCTGGCCTCAACCGCGAATTTTCTTCGCAAGAAAGGGTGGAAACCCGGTCGCGGTTACCAGCCCGGAGAACCAAATTTTCGTGTTTTGCAGCAGTGGAACGCGGCCTCTGTGTATCAGCAATCCATTGCCATCATGGCCGCCCGAATCGATCAATAG
- a CDS encoding porin, with protein sequence MTSKFKTLSAAAALTATAAIPAAAELKYENNTGGYVLLYGQLHPALISVDDGQDTETRVLDNDLSNSRVGLRLMQPYGSNEFQFWFETGLGLPGSASADQFGTNADGWNREDIRHVDFSLKGGYGKFSAGQGSMVADGAAEVDLSYVGTALYSFTNDENAGFFYRDTAGMLSGITVGDSSSNFDGSRRGRIRYDTPAFNGFSAGFAYGQNILSSSDDDDYYDVGLFYENTFAGGVEFAAAVAYSVRDRDDNSGDRKDTIGSASVLLPSGLGFTIAGGTRDDDQAGATDPNYWYGKISYEGNWIAWGKTGVGIDYYDGSDFDSNGSDTKAWGIAVVQKVDAIKTDVYLKYRNHDFDDGSSFDNNEAWVLGARWKF encoded by the coding sequence ATGACTTCTAAATTCAAAACCCTTTCCGCTGCCGCTGCGCTAACTGCAACGGCGGCAATTCCGGCTGCAGCTGAGCTGAAATACGAAAACAACACAGGCGGTTATGTGTTGCTTTATGGGCAGTTGCACCCAGCCCTGATTTCGGTCGATGACGGGCAGGACACCGAGACGCGGGTCCTCGACAACGACCTGTCGAACAGCCGGGTGGGCCTGCGCCTGATGCAGCCTTACGGTAGCAATGAGTTCCAGTTTTGGTTTGAAACAGGGCTTGGCCTGCCTGGTTCGGCGTCTGCTGATCAGTTTGGAACCAACGCTGATGGCTGGAATCGCGAAGATATTCGTCACGTGGATTTCTCGCTGAAAGGTGGGTACGGCAAGTTTTCGGCGGGGCAGGGCAGTATGGTCGCTGACGGTGCCGCTGAGGTGGATCTGTCATATGTCGGAACCGCGCTGTATTCGTTCACCAACGATGAAAACGCCGGCTTCTTCTATCGCGACACCGCTGGAATGCTGAGCGGTATCACGGTTGGCGATAGTTCCAGCAACTTTGACGGCTCGCGCCGTGGGCGCATCCGGTATGACACCCCAGCATTCAACGGGTTCTCGGCGGGCTTCGCCTATGGGCAAAACATTCTGTCCAGCAGCGACGACGATGACTACTACGACGTTGGTCTTTTCTATGAAAACACCTTCGCCGGTGGCGTGGAATTCGCGGCAGCTGTTGCATATTCGGTGCGCGACCGGGACGACAATTCCGGCGATCGCAAGGACACGATTGGTTCGGCGTCTGTCCTTCTGCCAAGCGGGCTGGGATTTACGATTGCTGGCGGTACGCGTGACGACGATCAGGCCGGGGCGACGGATCCGAATTACTGGTATGGCAAAATCTCATACGAAGGAAATTGGATCGCCTGGGGTAAGACCGGTGTCGGCATAGACTACTATGACGGTTCAGACTTCGACAGCAACGGGTCGGACACCAAAGCCTGGGGTATCGCAGTTGTTCAGAAGGTTGATGCAATCAAGACAGATGTTTATCTGAAGTACCGCAACCACGACTTCGATGATGGTTCATCCTTTGACAACAACGAAGCATGGGTTCTAGGCGCACGCTGGAAGTTCTGA
- a CDS encoding NAD(P)H-hydrate dehydratase: MTELLTAAQMRAIEQAAIESGEVTGLELMERAGQGVVEAIFEEWPEWDRRGASPSRSPRYLGPDEGDPLRAVVLCGPGNNGGDGFVVARLLRELGWEVEVFLYGDPEKLPPDARVNYERWLDEGDVNVFAVDASPSDAEYLQLPKDTDLIVDGAFGTGLTRPFTGVFSLLANTETRALLWDRGVKVVAVDTPSGLCADSGRVLGNVIVADLTVTFHSKKVGHVLGDGPTSCGKVQTKSIGLETAKSSQIVQMASVDGARLRKKTEGHKYSHGHALILSGGGGKTGAARLAARGALRIGAGLVTLGVPPAAVLEVASQITALMLQRVEGKDGLVEVLSDPRLNALCLGPGLGVERARELVPVALAARRATVLDADALSAFADDRDALFAQLHENCVLTPHGGEFARLFPDIADNLKAAPTQGPAYSKVDATRAAAKRAGCVVLFKGSDTVIAAPDGRCSVNSASYERAAPWLATAGSGDVLAGFITGLLARGYQPLQAAETAAWLHVECALQFGPGLIAEDLPEQLPDVFRKMNI; this comes from the coding sequence ATGACGGAATTGCTGACAGCGGCGCAGATGCGGGCCATTGAGCAGGCTGCCATCGAATCCGGTGAGGTGACAGGTCTTGAGCTGATGGAGCGGGCCGGGCAGGGCGTTGTTGAGGCAATTTTCGAGGAGTGGCCAGAGTGGGACAGGCGAGGGGCCAGCCCCTCGCGCTCCCCGAGGTATTTGGGGCCAGATGAAGGGGATCCGCTGCGTGCGGTGGTGCTGTGCGGGCCGGGGAACAATGGTGGCGATGGCTTTGTTGTCGCCAGGTTGTTGCGGGAGTTGGGATGGGAGGTTGAGGTCTTTCTGTACGGGGATCCGGAGAAGCTGCCGCCGGATGCGCGTGTGAATTATGAGCGGTGGCTGGATGAAGGCGACGTTAATGTGTTCGCCGTCGATGCCAGCCCAAGTGACGCGGAATATCTTCAGCTTCCGAAGGACACTGATCTGATTGTCGATGGAGCGTTCGGAACCGGTCTTACCCGACCGTTTACAGGTGTGTTCTCTTTATTGGCGAATACTGAGACAAGGGCATTGCTGTGGGATCGAGGTGTAAAGGTCGTCGCAGTTGATACGCCAAGTGGCTTGTGCGCCGATAGTGGCCGCGTTTTAGGCAACGTCATTGTCGCCGACTTGACGGTCACGTTTCACAGTAAAAAGGTCGGGCATGTTTTAGGCGATGGTCCAACGTCCTGCGGGAAGGTGCAAACAAAATCGATTGGGCTCGAAACAGCTAAAAGCAGCCAGATTGTCCAAATGGCTTCCGTCGATGGGGCGAGGCTGCGGAAGAAGACAGAAGGCCACAAGTACTCTCATGGACACGCTCTGATCTTGTCCGGAGGGGGCGGAAAAACAGGCGCGGCGCGATTGGCCGCGCGCGGGGCGTTGCGGATTGGTGCGGGATTGGTGACGTTGGGTGTACCGCCTGCGGCGGTCTTGGAAGTGGCTAGTCAGATCACGGCGCTCATGTTGCAGCGCGTTGAGGGAAAAGATGGCCTGGTCGAGGTTCTGAGTGACCCGCGCCTCAATGCGCTTTGTCTCGGCCCCGGGCTGGGAGTGGAACGCGCGCGTGAGTTGGTTCCGGTGGCTTTGGCAGCGCGCCGGGCAACGGTGTTGGATGCGGATGCGTTGTCGGCCTTTGCGGACGACCGGGATGCTTTGTTTGCGCAGTTACACGAAAACTGCGTGCTCACCCCGCACGGAGGAGAGTTTGCGCGGCTTTTCCCCGACATTGCGGACAATTTGAAAGCTGCGCCGACACAAGGCCCTGCCTATTCCAAGGTTGACGCAACGCGGGCGGCTGCAAAGCGCGCTGGGTGCGTGGTTCTGTTCAAGGGGTCGGATACCGTGATTGCCGCACCTGACGGGCGATGTTCGGTCAACTCGGCCTCGTACGAAAGGGCGGCTCCTTGGTTGGCGACCGCTGGATCTGGCGATGTGCTGGCGGGATTCATCACCGGGTTGCTGGCACGTGGGTATCAACCGTTGCAAGCTGCAGAGACTGCCGCGTGGCTGCATGTGGAATGCGCACTGCAATTTGGGCCCGGCCTGATTGCCGAGGACTTGCCGGAACAGCTGCCTGACGTGTTTAGAAAGATGAATATTTGA